In Truepera sp., the sequence TCATCTCGCCCAAGTCCGTCTCGCGGTCCAGGTAGAAGCGCGTGCCCACGACGGTCGTCTTGCCCTGCTCGAGGGTCACCGCCGGGGCCTGCGGCGGCGTGCGGTCCTCGATGCACCCGGGGCGAGAGAACGTGACGTCGTCGCCGGTGAGCTCCAGGGTCTCCTCCCCGGAATGCTCCGCGGCGTCGTCGGGCGTGGTGATCACGGCCAAGCGCGAGGTCAGGAGCGCGTCCTCCACCCGCGTCTCGACGTGGCCGGGGGCCGGCCCGTAGACGATGGTCATGCGCTCGCCCTCGACGCAGTTGCGGTTGTTGCCGATGGTGCGGGCGCCGTCTGCCGCCTTGGCGAGGTTCGTGACGACCATCTCGGTGTCCTCGCGCTTGATCGTGAAGGTCGTGCTCGTCTGCGCCACGACCACGCCGCCGGCGGCCACGGCCAGGGCGATGAGCAGCGCCGCGCGGCGCGCACTTGGCCCGCGCGGTGCACGCGGCGTGCGGCTGACGCGGCGACTGGCACTACCTGGGTCGCCGCGCCTGAGTTTCACTCCGAGGTGTGCTCCGTCAGCTCGAAGTCACTCACGTCGTAGGTGCTGGGCAGCGAGGCGTC encodes:
- a CDS encoding LptA/OstA family protein, with the protein product MKLRRGDPGSASRRVSRTPRAPRGPSARRAALLIALAVAAGGVVVAQTSTTFTIKREDTEMVVTNLAKAADGARTIGNNRNCVEGERMTIVYGPAPGHVETRVEDALLTSRLAVITTPDDAAEHSGEETLELTGDDVTFSRPGCIEDRTPPQAPAVTLEQGKTTVVGTRFYLDRETDLGEMTGPITLERGAEEGKEPLRATADAMEFAVGEQKATLTGNVVVVDADRKTTGERLELDEDAGTAVLTGNPARSVKGNDVLTGQRLLYYLDTSDVVVIGNVTGELEIDLD